In a single window of the Salvelinus alpinus chromosome 15, SLU_Salpinus.1, whole genome shotgun sequence genome:
- the cnot1 gene encoding CCR4-NOT transcription complex subunit 1 isoform X5 gives MNLDSLSLALSQISYLVDNLTKKNYRASQQEIQHIVNRHGPEADRHLLRCLFSHVDFSGDGKSSGKDFHQFLIQECVSLISKPNFISTLCYAIDNPLHYQKSLKPLAHLFTQLSKVLKLSKVQEVIFGLALLNSCNADLRGFAAQFVKQKLPDLLRSYVDADLGVNQEGGFQDIAIEVLHLLLSHLLFGQKGASGVGQEQIDAFLKTLCRDFPQARCPVVLAPLLYPEKRDILMDRILPDSGELAKTMMESSLAEFMQEVGYGFCASLDECRNIILQYGVREVTASQVARVLGMMARTHSGLSDGIPLQSISAPGSGIWSDGKDKSDGSQAHTWNVEVLIDVVKEVNPNLNFKEVTYELDHPGFMIRDSKGLQMVVYGIQRGLGMEVFPVDLIYRPWKHAEGQLSFIQHSLMSPDVFCFADYPCHTVAIDILKAPPEDDNREIATWKSLDLVESLLRLSEVGQYEQVKQLFSFPIKHCPDMLVLALLQISTSWHTLRHELISTLMPIFLGNHPNSAIILHYAWHGQGQSPSIRQLIMHSMAEWYMRGEQYDQAKLSRILDVAQDLKSLSMLLNGTPFAFVIDLAALASRREYLKLDKWLTDKIREHGVGGEPFIQACVTFLKRRCPSIMGGLAPEKDQPKSAQLPPETMATMLGCLQSCAGSVSQELSETILTMVANCSNVMNKARQPPPGVMPKGRAPSTSSLDAISPVQVSVSPLQMDPLTAMGSLNLSSSATSHTQSMQGFPTPLGSAFSNPQSPAKAFPPLSNPNPSTPFGGIGSLSSQLGNTGPLGSGIGSGLGMPAVSSDPFGTRKMSTPGLNPTTFQQTDLSQVWPEANQHFSKEIDDEANSYFQRIYNHPPHPTMSVDEVLEMLQRFKDSTIKREREVFNCMLRNLFEEYRFFPQYPDKELHITACLFGGIIEKGLVTYMALGLALRYVLEALRKPFGSKMYYFGIAALDRFKNRLKDYPQYCQHLASIGHFLQFPLTLQECVQYIEYGQQSRDPPVKMQGSITTPGSLALAQAQAQSQPPKAPQSGQPSTLVTTATATTTVAKTTTITRPTPGSFKKDVPPSINTTNIDTLLVATDQTERIVEPPENVQEKIAFIFNNLSQSNMTQKVEELKETVKEEFMPWVSQYLVMKRVSIEPNFHSLYSNFLDTLKNPEFVKMVLNETYRNIKVLLTSDKAAANFSDRSLLKNLGHWLGMITLAKNKPILYTDLEVKSLLLEAYVKGQQELLYVVPFVAKVLESSLRSVIFRPQNPWTMAIMNVLAELHTEHDLKLNLKFEIEVLCKNLSLDINDLKPGTLLKDKDKLKSLEEQLSAPKKEAKPPEEMIPIVSTGIQHFQTGMPLVGDFLPFAAAPSTPAPTTACSATGPPTPQFSYHDINVYALAGLAPHINININIPLLQAHPQLKQCVRQSIERAVQELVHPVVDRSIKIAMTTCEQIVRKDFALDSEESRMRVAAHHMMRNLTAGMAMITCREPLLMSIATNLKNSFAAALRAPTPQQREMMEEAAARVAQDNCELACCFIQKTAVEKAGPEMDKRLATEFELRKHARQEGRRYCDPVVLTYQAERMPEQIRLKVGGVDPKQLAVYEEFARNVPGFLPSNDLSQPTGFLAQPMKQQAWATDDVAQIYDKCMADLEQHLHAIPPALAMNPQTQALRSLLEAVALARNSRDGIAALGLLQKAVEGLLDATSGADADLLLRYRECHLLVLKALQDGRAYGPLWCNKQITRCLIECRDEYKYNVEAVELLIRNHLVNMQQYDLHLAQSMENGLHYMAVAFAMQLVKLLLVDERSVSHITEADLFHTIETLMRTSAHSRANAPEGLPQLMDVVRSNYEAMIDRAHGGPNFMMHSGISQASEYDDPPGLREKAEYLLREWVNLYHSAAAGRDSTKAFSAFVGQMHQQGILKTDDLITRFFRLCTEMCVEISYRAQAEQQHNPAASAAIIRAKCYHNLDAFVRLIALLVKHSGEATNTVTKINLLNKVLGIVVGVLIQDHDVRQTEFQQLPYHRIFIMLLLELNAPEHVLETINFQTLTAFCNTFHILRPTKAPGFVYAWLELISHRIFIARMLAHTPQQKGWPMYAQLLIDLFKYLAPFLRNVELNKPMQILYKGTLRVLLVLLHDFPEFLCDYHYGFCDVIPPNCIQLRNLILSAFPRNMRLPDPFTPNLKVDMLSEINIAPRILTNFTGVMPSQFKKDLDSYLKTRSPVTFLSELRSNLQVGGATLGPWKYLQHNDTSLEQVSNEPGNRYNIQLINALVLYVGTQAIAHIHNKGSTPSMSTITHSAHMDIFQNLAVDLDTEGRYLFLNAIANQLRYPNSHTHYFSCTMLYLFAEANTEAIQEQITRVLLERLIVNRPHPWGLLITFIELIKNPAFKFWSHDFVHCAPEIEKLFQSVAQCCMGQKQAQQVMEGTGAS, from the exons ATGAATCTTGACTCGCTCTCGCTGGCTTTGTCTCAAATCAGCTACCTGGTGGACAATTTAACAAAGAAAAACTACAGAGCCAGCCAGCAGGAAATACAGCAT ATTGTGAATCGTCACGGCCCTGAGGCGGACAGGCATTTATTACGCTGTCTCTTCTCCCATGTGGATTTCAGTGGTGATGGTAAAAGCAGTGGCAAAGATTTTCATCAG TTTCTGATCCAGGAGTGTGTTTCACTGATTTCAAAGCCTAATTTTATTTCAACACTTTGCTACGCCATCGACAATCCTTTGCACTACCAGAAG AGTTTGAAGCCGTTGGCCCACTTGTTTACTCAGTTGAGTAAAGTTCTCAAGCTAAGCAAGGTTCAAGAA GTGATATTTGGCCTTGCTTTGCTCAATTCGTGCAACGCAGACCTTCGTGGTTTTG CCGCGCAGTTCGTCAAACAAAAGCTCCCTGATCTCCTCCGCTCGTACGTGGACGCGGACCTTGGCGTTAACCAGGAAGGTGGCTTCCAAGATATTGCCATAGAGGTCCTGCACCTGCTCCTCTCCCATCTTCTGTTTGGCCAGAAGGGAGCCAGTGGCGTCGGACAAGAGCAGATTGACGCTTTCCTCAAGACACTGTGCAGAG atttCCCGCAGGCGCGCTGCCCTGTGGTGCTTGCACCGCTGCTGTACCCTGAAAAACGGGACATTCTGATGGACAGGATTCTGCCAGACTCGGGAGAGTTAGCCAAGACCATGATGGAGAGTTCTCTTGCAGAGTTCATGCAGGAAGTTGGCTATGGCTTTTGTGCAAG TCTTGATGAATGCCGCAACATAATTCTGCAGTATGGGGTGCGAGAGGTTACTGCCAGCCAGGTGGCCAGGGTCCTGGGGATGATGGCTCGTACCCACTCTGGCTTGTCTGATGGAATCCCCCTACAG TCCATCTCTGCTCCGGGCAGTGGCATTTGGAGTGATGGAAAGGACAAAAGTGATGGTTCTCAGGCCCACACTTGGAATGTAGAAGTTCTGATTGACGTGGTCAAAGAAGTT AACCCCAATCTGAACTTCAAAGAGGTGACCTACGAGCTCGATCACCCTGGCTTTATGATCCGGGACAGTAAGGGACTTCAGATGGTGGTGTATGGGATCCAGAGGGGCCTGGGCATGGAGGTGTTTCCTGTCGACCTCATCTACCGGCCCTGGAAGCATGCTGAGGGACAG CTGTCATTCATTCAGCACTCCCTCATGAGCCCAGATGTGTTCTGCTTCGCTGACTACCCCTGCCACACCGTAGCCATCGACATACTGAAGGCGCCACCCGAGGACGATAACAGGGAGATAGCCACCTG GAAGAGCCTGGACCTGGTGGAGAGCCTCCTGCGCCTCTCTGAGGTGGGCCAGTACGAGCAGGTGAAGCAGCTCTTCAGTTTCCCCATCAAGCACTGTCCTGACATGCTGGTGCTGGCGCTGCTGCAGATCAGCACCTCCTGGCACACCCTGCGCCACGAGCTCATCTCCACCCTCATGCCCATCTTCCTGGGCAACCATCCCAACTCTGCCATCATCTTGCACTACGCGTGGCACGGACAGGGCCAGTCCCCCTCTATCCGTCAGCTGATCATGCACTCGATGGCAGAGTGGTACATGAGAGGAGAGCAGTACGACCAGGCCAAGCTGTCCCGCATCCTGGATGTGGCCCAGGACTTGAAG tctctttcaATGCTGCTAAATGGTACTCCATTTGCGTTTGTTATTGACCTTGCTGCACTTGCCTCTCGCCGTGAATACCTCAAACTTGACAAATGGCTGACTGACAAAATCCGAGAGCACGGGGTGGGTGGC GAGCCCTTCATCCAGGCATGTGTAACGTTCCTGAAGAGACGCTGTCCCTCTATTATGGGTGGTCTGGCCCCAGAGAAGGACCAGCCCAAAAGTGCCCAGCTCCCCCCGGAAACGATGGCTACCATGCTGGGCTGTCTGCAGTCCTGTGCAGG gAGTGTGTCTCAAGAGCTCTCTGAGACTATCTTGACCATGGTTGCCAACTGTAGCAACGTCATGAACAAAGCCCGCCAGCCACCACCGGGGGTCATGCCAAAGGGACGTGCTCCCAGCACCAGCAGCCTAGACGCCATTTCCCCTGTGCAGGTATCGGTGTCTCCTCTCCAG ATGGATCCCCTGACAGCCATGGGTTCGCTGAACCTGAGCAGCTCTGCCACCTCTCACACACAGAGCATGCAGGGCTTCCCTACGCCGCTGGGCTCTGCCTTCAGCAACCCCCAGTCCCCAGCTAAGGCCTTCCCTCCActgtccaaccccaaccccagcACACCATTTGGGGGGATTGGAAGCCTCTCTTCACAGCTAGGTAACACAG GTCCGCTGGGATCAGGCATTGGTTCTGGTCTTGGAATGCCAGCGGTGAGCAGCGATCCGTTTGGGACGAGGAAGATGAGCACACCGGGCCTGAATCCGACCACCTTTCAGCAGA CTGACCTATCTCAGGTGTGGCCTGAGGCTAACCAGCACTTTAGTAAGGAGATTGACGATGAGGCTAACAGTTACTTCCAGCGCATCTACAATCACCCCCCACACCCCACCATGTCTGTGGATGAG GTGCTGGAGATGTTGCAGAGGTTCAAGGACTCCACCATCAAGCGAGAGCGGGAGGTCTTTAACTGTATGCTGAGGAACTTGTTTGAGGAGTACCGCTTCTTCCCCCAGTACCCTGACAAGGAGCTGCACATCACCGCCTGCCTGTTCGGGGGGATCATCGAGAAGGGTCTTGTCACCTACATGGCCCTTGGGCTGGCCCTCAGATATGTCCTTGAAGCCTTAAGGAAGCCATTTGGATCCAAAATGTATTACTTTGGAATCGCTGCTCTAGATAGATTCAAAAATAG GCTGAAGGACTATCCCCAATATTGTCAGCATTTGGCCTCGATCGGCCACTTTCTGCAATTCCCCCTTACTTTACAAGA GTGTGTGCAGTATATCGAGTATGGCCAACAGTCACGGGATCCTCCAGTGAAGATGCAAGGATCCATCACCACCCCTGGGAGCCTGGCGTTGGCTCAAGCTCAGGCCCAGTCTCAGCCTCCCAAAGCCCCCCAGTCTGGACAGCCCAGCACCCTGGTCACCACAGCTACTGCCACCACCACTGTCGCCAAAACCACTACCATCACACGACCTACCCCTGGCAGCTTCAAGAAGGATGTGCCG CCCTCCATCAACACCACAAACATTGACACTCTGCTAGTAGCAACAGACCAAACCGAGAGGATTGTGGAACCCCCAGAAAATGTTCAAGAGAAAATTGCTTTCATCTTCAATAACCTGTCACAATCCAACATGACACAGAAG GTTGAGGAGTTAAAGGAAACTGTGAAAGAGGAGTTTATGCCCTGGGTCTCCCAGTATCTGGTCATGAAGAGGGTCAGCATCGAGCCCAACTTCCACAGCCTATACTCCAACTTTCTAGACACTCTGAAGAACCCTGAGTTTGTCAAAATGGTCCTGAATGAAACTTACAGAAACATCAAG GTTCTCCTTACCTCTGATAAGGCAGCTGCAAACTTCTCTGATCGATCCCTACTGAAGAATTTGGGCCACTGGCTTGGCATGATCACTCTGGCAAAAAACAAGCCCATCCTGTACACG GATTTGGAGGTAAAATCCCTCTTGTTGGAAGCCTATGTCAAGGGGCAGCAGGAGCTACTGTATGTGGTCCCGTTTGTGGCCAAAGTCCTGGAATCCAGTTTGCGTAGCGTG ATCTTCCGACCTCAGAATCCCTGGACCATGGCCATCATGAATGTTCTGGCAGAGTTGCATACGGAACATGATCTGAAG CTGAACTTAAAGTTTGAGATTGAGGTGCTGTGTAAGAACTTATCACTGGACATCAATGACCTGAAGCCTGGCACCCTGCTGAAAGACAAAGACAAGTTGAAGAGTCTGGAGGAGCAGCTCTCTGCACCAAAGAAAGAGGCCAAGCCCCCTGAAGAAATGATCCCTATTGTTAGCACAGGTATCCAGCACTTTCAAACTGGGATGCCCCTTGTCG GAGACTTTCTTCCATTTGCAGCTGCACCATCCACTCCCGCCCCAACCACCGCTTGCTCAGCTACTGGGCCCCCTACCCCGCAGTTTAGCTATCATGACATCAATGTGTACGCCCTTGCAGGGCTAGCCCCTCACATCAATATCAACATCAAC ATCCCCTTGCTTCAAGCCCACCCTCAGCTCAAGCAGTGTGTGAGACAGTCCATTGAGCGGGCCGTGCAAGAGCTCGTCCACCCCGTAGTGGACCGCTCCATCAAGATCGCCATGACAACCTGCGAGCAGATCGTCAGGAAGGACTTTGCTCTGGACTCGGAGGAGTCGCGCATGCGTGTGGCAGCTCATCATATGATGCGCAACCTGACTGCCGGCATGGCCATGATCACCTGCCGGGAGCCCCTGCTCATGAGCATCGCCACCAACCTGAAGAACAGCTTTGCTGCTGCCCTCAGG GCCCCCACCCCCCAGCAGAGAGAGATGATGGAGGAGGCTGCTGCCAGGGTCGCCCAGGACAACTGTGAGCTGGCCTGCTGCTTCATCCAGaagactgcagtggagaaggctGGCCCAGAGATGGACAAGAGGCTGGCAACG GAGTTTGAGCTGAGGAAGCATGCCCGTCAGGAGGGCCGTCGCTACTGTGACCCCGTTGTGCTGACCTACCAGGCCGAGCGCATGCCAGAGCAGATCAGACTCAAG GTTGGAGGCGTAGACCCCAAACAGCTGGCAGTGTATGAGGAGTTTGCCCGGAATGTTCCAGGCTTCCTACCCAGCAACGACCTGTCTCAGCCCACAGGATTCCTTGCCCAACCCATGAAG caacaggcaTGGGCCACGGATGACGTTGCTCAGATCTATGACAAGTGCATGGCAGACCTGGAGCAGCACCTCCACGCCATCCCTCCCGCGCTGGCCATGAACCCTCAGACCCAGGCTTTGCGCAGCCTGCTGGAGGCCGTGGCCCTAGCCAGGAACTCCCGGGACGGCATCGCCGCTCTGGGCCTGCTGCAGAAG GCTGTGGAGGGTCTGCTGGATGCTACCAGTGGTGCCGATGCTGACTTGCTTCTGCGGTATAGAGAGTGCCACCTGCTGGTGCTCAAAGCCCTCCAGGACGGCCGGGCATACGGGCCACTGTGGTGCAACAAGCAGATTACCAG GTGCCTGATTGAGTGCCGTGATGAGTACAAGTACAACGTGGAGGCTGTGGAGCTGCTGATCAGAAACCACCTGGTCAACATGCAGCAGTATGACCTGCACCTGGCACAG TCTATGGAGAATGGGCTGCACTACATGGCGGTGGCGTTTGCCATGCAGCTGGTGAAGCTGCTGTTGGTGGATGAGCGCAGTGTGAGCCACATTACCGAGGCAGACTTGTTCCACACTATCGAGACTCTGATGCGAACCAGCGCCCACTCCAGGGCCAACGCACCTGAGGG GCTTCCTCAGCTGATGGACGTGGTCCGTTCCAACTACGAGGCCATGATCGACCGGGCCCACGGAGGACCCAACTTTATGATGCACTCTGGCATCTCCCAGGCATCCGAGTACGACGACCCGCCGGGCCTGAGGGAGAAGGCTGAGTACCTGCTGAGGGAATGGGTCAACCTGTACCATTCTGCAGCCGCCGGCCGGGACAGCACCAAGGCCTTCTCTGCCtttgtgggacag ATGCACCAGCAGGGCATTCTGAAGACCGATGACCTGATCACTCGTTTCTTCCGGCTGTGCACGGAGATGTGTGTGGAGATCAGCTACCGTGCGCAggccgagcagcagcacaacccCGCGGCCAGCGCCGCCATCATCAGGGCCAAGTGTTACCACAACCTGGACGCCTTTGTGCGCCTCATCGCCCTGCTGGTCAAGCACTCCGGAGAGGCCACCAACACTGTCACCAAGATCAACCTGCTCAACAAG GTTCTAGGTATTGTGGTTGGAGTGTTGATCCAGGACCATGATGTGAGACAGACTGAGTTCCAGCAGTTGCCTTACCACCGCATCTTCATCATGCTGTTGCTCGAGCTCAATGCCCCCGAGCACGTGCTCGAGACCATCAACTTCCAGACCCTCACCGCCTTCTG CAACACTTTCCACATCCTGAGGCCTACCAAAGCCCCTGGCTTTGTTTACGCTTGGCTGGAGTTGATCTCTCACCGTATCTTCATCGCCAGGATGCTGGCGCACACCCCACAGCAGAAG GGTTGGCCCATGTATGCGCAACTTCTCATTGATCTGTTCAAGTACCTGGCGCCCTTCCTGAGGAATGTTGAGCTTAACAAACCTATGCAAATCCTCTACAAG GGTACCCTGCGCGTCCTTCTGGTCCTACTGCATGACTTCCCAGAGTTCCTGTGCGACTACCACTACGGCTTCTGCGACGTCATCCCGCCCAACTGCATCCAGCTCCGCAACCTGATTCTGAGTGCCTTCCCACGCAACATGAGGCTTCCAGACCCCTTCACTCCCAATCTGAAG GTTGACATGCTCAGCGAGATCAACATCGCTCCGCGCATCCTCACAAACTTCACCGGAGTGATGCCCTCTCAGTTCAAGAAGGATCTGGACTCCTACCTGAAGACACGCTCCCCCGTCACCTTCCTCTCTGAGCTCCGCAGCAATCTGCAGGTAGGGGGCGCCACTCTGGGTCCCTGGAAGTATTTGCAGCACAACGACACATCTTTAGAACAG GTGTCAAATGAGCCAGGCAACCGTTACAACATCCAGCTGATCAACGCTCTGGTGCTGTATGTGGGAACCCAGGCCATCGCACACATCCACAACAAGGGCAGCACCCCCTCCATGAGCACCATCACTCACTCAGCCCACATGGACATCTTCCAGAACCTGGCTGTGGACCTGGACACTGAGG GGCGTTATCTCTTCCTGAATGCCATTGCCAATCAGCTGCGCTACCCAAACAGCCACACCCATTACTTCAGCTGCACCATGCTGTACCTGTTTGCTGAGGCCAACACTGAGGCAATCCAGGAGCAGATTACCAG GGTTCTTCTGGAGAGGCTGATTGTGAACAGGCCTCATCCCTGGGGACTGCTCATCACCTTCATCGAGCTCATCAAGAATCCCGCCTTCAAGTTCTGGAGCCACGACTTTGTACACTGTGCCCCGGAGATCGAGAA gttgtTCCAGTCAGTGGCTCAGTGCTGCATGGGGCAAAAGCAGGCTCAGCAGGTGATGGAGGGCACTGGTGccagttag